In bacterium, a single window of DNA contains:
- the lpd gene encoding Dihydrolipoyl dehydrogenase gives MIPATIVDVVVVGSGPGGYVAAIRAAQLGLQVAIVEDRHIGGVCLNVGCVPSKALLDDSKLWSQMGHLEDRGFQIERKGLDMQKLQARRAGVVQQLTGGVQKLLEGNDITVIRGRGEFQGQGRLRADDAATGTIRVVEFDYAIIATGSQPATLPGFDFNGDTIVSSTEALEWTEIPKRLLVIGAGAIGLEMGSIWQRLGSQVTIVEFLDRIAPTMDEDVSKRALPIFKGQGLDIRLSTKAKGVETTKDGLVVTLEPAAGGPSETITVDKILVAVGRKPSSANLGLERVNVEADGKGFITVDKSQRTSNRTVYAIGDVVGGIMYAHKASEEGIIAAERIAGHDVEFDRVIPGAIFTSPEIAHVGLTEQELKSAGTPYKKGMFRFVANGKALALGEPEGFAKVLADPDTDALLGVHIMGPHASDLIAEAGLALELGATLEDLQHTVHAHPTLAESLHEAALAADERAIHQLNKAPAAARK, from the coding sequence ATGATTCCAGCAACCATCGTCGATGTCGTGGTGGTCGGGTCCGGACCCGGGGGCTATGTCGCCGCCATCCGGGCAGCCCAGCTCGGGCTCCAGGTCGCCATCGTGGAAGACCGCCACATCGGTGGTGTCTGCCTGAATGTCGGCTGTGTCCCCTCCAAGGCGCTCCTGGATGACTCCAAACTCTGGTCCCAGATGGGACATCTGGAAGATCGCGGCTTCCAGATTGAGCGCAAAGGGCTGGATATGCAGAAGCTGCAGGCGCGTCGTGCAGGCGTTGTGCAGCAGCTTACCGGCGGGGTTCAGAAGCTGCTGGAAGGCAACGACATCACGGTGATTCGGGGCCGGGGTGAGTTCCAGGGGCAGGGACGCCTCCGGGCTGATGATGCGGCCACCGGCACGATTCGGGTGGTCGAGTTCGACTACGCCATCATCGCCACCGGTTCGCAGCCCGCGACGTTGCCGGGCTTTGACTTCAACGGCGACACCATCGTTTCCAGCACTGAAGCGCTGGAGTGGACCGAGATCCCTAAGCGTCTCCTGGTGATCGGCGCTGGCGCTATCGGCCTCGAAATGGGATCGATCTGGCAGCGCCTGGGGAGCCAGGTCACCATCGTGGAGTTTCTCGATCGCATCGCGCCGACAATGGATGAGGATGTCTCCAAGCGGGCGCTGCCGATTTTCAAAGGCCAGGGGCTCGACATCCGACTTTCGACAAAGGCGAAGGGGGTCGAGACCACGAAAGACGGCCTGGTGGTCACGCTGGAGCCCGCCGCTGGTGGTCCGTCTGAAACAATCACAGTCGACAAGATTCTGGTGGCGGTTGGTCGCAAGCCTTCCAGTGCGAACCTTGGCCTGGAGCGGGTGAACGTGGAAGCTGATGGGAAGGGCTTCATCACGGTCGACAAGTCACAGCGGACCTCGAACAGGACGGTCTACGCCATCGGCGATGTGGTCGGCGGCATCATGTATGCGCACAAAGCCTCCGAAGAGGGGATCATCGCGGCGGAGCGGATCGCGGGTCACGATGTTGAGTTTGACCGCGTGATTCCCGGCGCGATCTTCACCAGCCCAGAGATCGCCCATGTCGGACTCACGGAGCAGGAACTGAAGTCTGCCGGTACGCCCTACAAGAAGGGGATGTTCCGGTTTGTCGCGAACGGGAAAGCGCTTGCGCTGGGCGAACCGGAAGGCTTCGCGAAAGTGCTGGCCGACCCCGATACCGATGCCCTGCTGGGCGTCCACATCATGGGACCCCACGCATCGGACCTCATCGCTGAGGCGGGACTCGCGCTGGAACTCGGCGCGACGCTGGAAGATCTGCAGCACACCGTCCACGCCCATCCGACCCTGGCGGAGTCGCTGCATGAAGCCGCCCTCGCGGCTGATGAGCGAGCCATCCACCAGCTGAACAAGGCCCCGGCCGCCGCCAGAAAGTAA
- the macB_2 gene encoding Macrolide export ATP-binding/permease protein MacB, which translates to MIWEILRLALRSMVGNPSRTLLTMLGVVVGIAAVIALMAVGEGQKKAQLELYEKLGTNRITVRRGWNERRGGSNTNLTLAIAEEMLHSCDAASAISPISDRRARVEYLRNNAEIPVIGALPEYFSVENYSMLYGREFTAQEVYSGDRLAVLGWETNQNLFGGRDSIGESVKISGKAFTVIGVTDKKGAIPWRNLDLQVVVPLLTMQRSIDKTDALDQIVMQARSSQDASLLEEQIREYLERRFPAFRMNENLFSIRNQAERQQEQEKAATMIQGFLVVIGGIALFIGGIGIMNIMLVTVSERTTEIGLRKALGATRPVILGQFLLEALILCLVSGIVGVGIGLYVIGALTRAAGAENAQFPAPILQPDAVLMSVAVSAGIAIVFGMLPAIQASQLEPIKALRTE; encoded by the coding sequence ATGATCTGGGAAATCCTGCGACTGGCCCTCCGTTCGATGGTGGGGAACCCCTCACGGACACTCCTGACCATGCTGGGTGTGGTGGTCGGGATTGCCGCTGTTATTGCGCTCATGGCGGTTGGGGAGGGGCAGAAGAAGGCTCAGCTGGAGCTCTACGAAAAGCTGGGGACCAACCGGATCACGGTCCGACGGGGCTGGAACGAGCGTCGGGGCGGCTCCAACACCAATCTGACCCTCGCCATCGCCGAGGAAATGCTCCACTCCTGCGATGCCGCCTCTGCGATTTCTCCCATTTCTGATCGCCGCGCAAGGGTCGAGTACCTCCGCAATAACGCCGAAATCCCGGTGATCGGTGCCCTGCCGGAGTACTTTTCAGTCGAAAACTACTCGATGCTCTATGGCCGGGAGTTCACCGCGCAGGAGGTCTACTCCGGTGACCGGCTGGCGGTCCTGGGCTGGGAAACGAATCAGAATCTCTTTGGCGGACGCGACTCTATTGGCGAGTCGGTGAAGATCAGCGGCAAGGCTTTTACCGTCATCGGCGTCACCGACAAAAAAGGCGCGATTCCCTGGCGGAATCTTGACCTCCAGGTCGTCGTTCCCCTTCTGACGATGCAGCGCTCTATCGACAAAACCGATGCGCTTGATCAGATCGTGATGCAGGCCCGTTCCAGTCAAGATGCTTCACTGCTGGAGGAGCAAATTCGCGAGTATCTGGAGCGCAGGTTTCCGGCATTCCGCATGAACGAAAATCTCTTCTCGATCCGCAATCAGGCGGAACGACAGCAGGAGCAGGAAAAGGCTGCCACCATGATCCAGGGTTTCCTGGTGGTGATCGGGGGAATTGCGCTTTTCATTGGGGGCATCGGCATCATGAACATCATGCTGGTGACCGTCAGTGAACGCACCACCGAAATCGGCCTGCGCAAAGCCCTCGGCGCGACCCGTCCTGTGATCCTGGGACAGTTCCTGTTGGAAGCGCTGATTCTGTGCCTGGTCTCCGGGATCGTAGGTGTCGGTATCGGCCTCTATGTCATCGGTGCGCTCACCCGGGCCGCCGGTGCTGAGAATGCCCAGTTTCCCGCCCCGATTCTCCAGCCCGATGCCGTCCTGATGTCGGTGGCAGTCTCCGCTGGCATCGCGATTGTCTTTGGGATGCTCCCCGCGATCCAGGCGAGCCAGCTGGAGCCCATTAAAGCGCTGCGAACAGAGTAA
- the resA_2 gene encoding Thiol-disulfide oxidoreductase ResA: MRFGAALVGGLFAMAVFWMLTVPQSGETGLGPRVDPASLQPRAALPAIELTLLDGTEVSSASFAGQVTVLHFWGTTCPPCVAETPALRDAWQQELGNMTDLTFIAIASDRDRRTLERFVEARGVTWPVAGSLDDQTVQVWQTLGVRVTPTTVIIDPQGQVRWTGSKLPGNLAEIVRTLATAS; this comes from the coding sequence ATGCGATTCGGCGCAGCCCTGGTGGGTGGCCTCTTCGCGATGGCGGTTTTCTGGATGCTGACAGTCCCCCAAAGCGGGGAGACTGGACTGGGTCCCCGGGTCGATCCCGCGTCGTTGCAGCCACGCGCCGCCCTGCCAGCCATCGAACTGACACTCCTGGATGGCACGGAAGTCTCATCAGCGTCGTTTGCTGGACAGGTCACGGTGCTCCATTTCTGGGGGACCACCTGCCCTCCCTGTGTGGCTGAAACACCTGCGCTCCGTGACGCATGGCAGCAGGAACTGGGCAACATGACCGATCTCACCTTTATCGCGATCGCCTCTGACCGGGATCGTCGGACACTGGAACGCTTTGTTGAAGCCCGGGGTGTCACGTGGCCTGTCGCCGGCAGCCTCGATGACCAGACAGTGCAGGTCTGGCAAACCCTGGGGGTCCGTGTCACACCCACGACCGTCATCATTGATCCGCAGGGACAGGTCCGATGGACCGGCAGCAAACTCCCCGGCAATCTGGCTGAGATCGTCCGGACCCTCGCGACCGCGAGTTAG
- the dtd gene encoding D-aminoacyl-tRNA deacylase, protein MRALVQRVSSARVEVSGRVTGAIGPGLLVLLGVHQDDTDADARWIAHKLLNLRVLPDAAGKMNESVLDQQQEILVVSQFTLYGDVRRGFRPAFTEAAGPESGRDLYEQVITLLAEGLGHPVPTGEFGAMMQVHLVNDGPVTLMLESPAR, encoded by the coding sequence ATGCGCGCCCTGGTTCAGCGAGTCTCCTCCGCCCGCGTCGAAGTCTCCGGCCGTGTCACCGGCGCTATTGGTCCCGGACTCCTGGTCCTGCTGGGCGTGCACCAGGACGACACTGACGCTGATGCCCGCTGGATCGCGCACAAACTGCTCAATCTGCGCGTGCTGCCCGATGCCGCTGGCAAGATGAACGAATCGGTTCTGGACCAGCAGCAGGAGATCCTCGTGGTGTCGCAATTCACCCTCTATGGCGATGTCCGTCGGGGATTCCGCCCCGCCTTCACCGAAGCAGCAGGACCTGAGTCAGGGCGCGACCTCTATGAGCAGGTGATAACGCTGCTAGCTGAAGGGCTGGGACATCCGGTGCCGACCGGCGAGTTCGGGGCCATGATGCAGGTGCATCTGGTGAATGATGGGCCGGTCACGCTGATGCTGGAGTCGCCTGCTCGCTAA
- the rffG gene encoding dTDP-glucose 4,6-dehydratase 2 — MNSTTPAGRKKILVTGGAGFIGSNFVHLLVGDHPDWEVVVLDKLTYAGNLGNFPPGFWDRPGVSFVQGDICDAALVAEVMKDCTYVVHFAAETHVDRSIVDAGSFIETDVKGTWVLLEAARKNQALERFVHISTDEVYGEAPGRPNVEGDDLRPKSPYAASKAGADRLAFSYFTTYGLPVVISRCSNNFGPFQYPEKLIPLFVTNALEDKPLPIYGTGKNTRDWIYVTDHCDAILTMLKAPGVDGEVFNVSAATEHSVLDITDIILETLGKPKDLIRYVDDRPGHVERHAVSARKLYDQTGWMPNRDFKVALTDTVRWYQENAEWWQALKAKSAEYQRWIQQQYGAAVQ, encoded by the coding sequence ATGAACAGCACGACACCTGCAGGCCGCAAAAAGATCCTGGTCACAGGAGGCGCGGGCTTTATCGGCTCGAATTTCGTCCATCTGTTGGTGGGCGACCATCCCGACTGGGAAGTGGTGGTGCTCGACAAGCTCACCTACGCCGGCAACCTGGGGAACTTCCCGCCGGGATTCTGGGATCGCCCCGGGGTGTCTTTTGTGCAGGGCGACATCTGCGACGCCGCACTGGTCGCCGAAGTGATGAAAGATTGCACCTATGTGGTGCACTTTGCCGCAGAAACGCATGTGGACCGCTCGATTGTCGATGCCGGGTCGTTCATCGAGACCGATGTGAAGGGGACCTGGGTCCTGCTGGAAGCGGCCCGAAAGAATCAGGCCCTGGAGCGGTTCGTGCACATTTCCACCGACGAAGTCTATGGCGAAGCGCCGGGACGTCCGAATGTGGAGGGAGACGATCTGCGCCCGAAGTCGCCCTATGCCGCCAGTAAGGCTGGCGCTGATCGCCTGGCCTTCAGCTACTTCACCACCTATGGGCTGCCGGTAGTGATCTCCCGCTGCTCCAACAATTTCGGGCCGTTCCAGTACCCTGAGAAGTTGATTCCCCTCTTTGTCACCAATGCACTGGAGGACAAACCGCTCCCAATTTACGGGACCGGCAAGAATACCCGCGACTGGATCTATGTCACCGATCACTGTGACGCCATCCTGACCATGCTCAAAGCCCCCGGGGTCGATGGCGAGGTCTTCAATGTCTCCGCTGCGACCGAGCACTCGGTGCTCGACATCACCGACATCATCCTGGAAACTCTGGGCAAGCCCAAGGATCTGATCCGGTATGTCGATGACCGCCCAGGACATGTCGAACGTCACGCGGTCTCCGCCCGAAAGCTCTACGACCAGACCGGCTGGATGCCGAACCGTGACTTCAAGGTCGCATTAACCGACACGGTCCGGTGGTACCAGGAAAATGCCGAATGGTGGCAGGCCCTGAAGGCAAAGAGCGCGGAGTATCAGCGCTGGATCCAGCAGCAGTATGGAGCCGCGGTTCAGTGA
- the ydfG gene encoding NADP-dependent 3-hydroxy acid dehydrogenase YdfG — translation MSSLLLTDRVVTISGASAGIGAATARHFAAAGCRLALGARRLDRLEALRKSLGLAEDRLLIAALDVQSAASCTDFVQRIHERFGGTDLLINNAGLAVGLDPLSRTTDADAATVLDTNIMGVVRLTRDLLPQMLERGHGHIVMLGSIAGRYFYEGGAMYCASKHAVRAIAGALRLELCGQPVRISTIEPGMVETEFSEVRFGGDAVRAQQVYSGMTPLTAEDIAEAIHWICTRPEHVVVDDLLITPRDQAYTVKVHRVST, via the coding sequence ATGTCATCTCTCTTGCTCACTGACCGTGTCGTCACGATCTCCGGTGCCTCGGCGGGCATTGGCGCAGCGACCGCACGGCACTTCGCCGCTGCTGGCTGTCGTCTCGCATTGGGCGCCCGACGTCTGGACCGCCTGGAAGCACTACGCAAGTCGCTGGGACTCGCCGAGGACCGTCTCCTCATTGCTGCGCTGGATGTGCAGTCCGCAGCATCCTGCACCGATTTCGTTCAGCGGATCCACGAGCGCTTTGGCGGCACCGATCTTCTGATCAACAACGCTGGTCTGGCAGTTGGACTGGATCCGCTGAGTCGGACCACTGACGCCGATGCAGCGACCGTGCTGGACACCAATATCATGGGGGTGGTTCGACTTACCCGTGACCTCCTCCCACAGATGCTGGAGCGGGGACACGGCCATATCGTGATGCTGGGGAGCATCGCCGGACGATACTTTTACGAAGGTGGCGCGATGTACTGCGCCAGCAAACATGCAGTCCGGGCGATTGCCGGGGCATTGCGCCTTGAGCTGTGTGGCCAGCCCGTCCGCATTTCCACCATCGAACCGGGCATGGTGGAAACGGAGTTCTCCGAGGTCCGATTTGGCGGTGATGCTGTCAGGGCTCAGCAGGTCTACAGCGGCATGACCCCCCTCACCGCCGAAGACATCGCGGAGGCGATCCACTGGATCTGTACCCGACCGGAGCATGTGGTAGTCGATGATCTCCTCATCACCCCCCGGGATCAGGCGTACACTGTAAAAGTGCACCGGGTGTCCACGTAA
- the lytR gene encoding Transcriptional regulator LytR codes for MSTTGPQGSPTTESSGISFDFETLSYVSSEAPSGGEQPVPGAVQLPLPLEVGSTPSEESALDAVTPPRRRLSALDLAGFWSREQRWFYSAAAIALCCTTLLTWGAATGYRELLQIRFATQSDSPDGKVRGFFGEEIYVAPDPPHAAFGGRGQLVFVLTGETTDDKDKYTGLTDTIMVCLLDFNYERVKILSIPRDTIVNYGKRWGRINEAAAIKSDITALQDTVEKFLTVPVDNVVSVNYDGFQAIIDSLGGVDVNVPKRMKYTDRAGGLNIDFEPGPQHMDGKQALEYARFRHDAEGDFGRIRRQQQLINELKQQKLNFSLVGRLPVLLPAVKAAFTTSDELSYDQLRALSLFIARLNKSDIEFATLPSYGIMYHGASVLVPRYDETRELLSRFFSNEPLNPVGPPVPDDLKDKSPL; via the coding sequence ATGAGCACCACGGGTCCGCAGGGCTCGCCCACGACAGAGAGCTCAGGAATCAGCTTCGATTTCGAGACCCTCTCCTATGTTTCGAGTGAGGCTCCGTCAGGCGGGGAGCAGCCCGTTCCGGGAGCAGTACAACTGCCGCTCCCTCTGGAAGTCGGCAGTACGCCGTCTGAAGAGAGTGCCCTGGATGCCGTAACCCCACCGCGTCGACGACTCTCTGCGCTGGACCTCGCCGGTTTCTGGAGCCGGGAGCAGCGCTGGTTCTATTCGGCGGCAGCGATTGCCCTCTGCTGCACCACGCTCCTGACCTGGGGCGCGGCGACGGGCTATCGGGAATTACTCCAGATCCGGTTCGCCACCCAGTCGGACAGTCCCGATGGCAAAGTCCGGGGATTCTTTGGCGAAGAGATCTATGTCGCGCCCGACCCGCCTCATGCCGCCTTCGGTGGCCGGGGTCAGCTGGTCTTTGTCCTGACCGGTGAAACCACCGATGACAAGGACAAGTACACGGGCCTGACCGATACGATCATGGTCTGCCTGCTCGACTTCAATTACGAGCGGGTGAAGATTCTCTCCATTCCCCGCGACACCATCGTCAACTACGGCAAGCGCTGGGGGCGCATCAACGAAGCGGCAGCCATCAAGAGCGACATCACCGCGCTGCAGGATACGGTCGAGAAGTTCCTGACGGTGCCTGTGGACAATGTAGTGTCGGTGAATTACGACGGCTTTCAGGCCATCATCGATTCCCTCGGAGGGGTCGATGTCAATGTCCCCAAGCGGATGAAATACACCGATCGTGCAGGCGGACTCAACATCGATTTTGAGCCTGGTCCGCAGCACATGGACGGCAAGCAGGCATTGGAGTACGCCCGGTTTCGCCATGATGCCGAAGGTGACTTTGGCCGGATTCGCCGTCAGCAACAGCTCATCAATGAACTGAAGCAGCAAAAGCTGAACTTCAGCCTGGTGGGACGGCTGCCGGTGCTCCTTCCGGCAGTCAAGGCCGCATTTACCACGAGTGATGAACTCTCCTACGACCAGTTGCGTGCCCTGAGTCTTTTCATCGCCCGCCTGAACAAGAGCGACATCGAGTTCGCGACTCTGCCTTCCTACGGCATCATGTATCACGGCGCTTCCGTTCTGGTCCCGCGCTATGATGAGACCCGGGAGCTGCTAAGCCGCTTCTTTAGCAACGAGCCACTGAATCCGGTCGGACCGCCGGTCCCGGATGACCTAAAGGACAAATCACCGCTGTGA
- the rsfS gene encoding Ribosomal silencing factor RsfS: MNPSESTAGEERQPVTIADTLAQSETRELEAAEAVVVLELDSLPVSLLSALLSLFEKQGQDITIYETTSLTPFYSWAVLCTGLSSVQSDVLARTVREDLHKVSGAHLLSQEGSGESGWVLMDYRDFLVNIQSPEQRRHYNLDRLWDDLPAARPTEADVKAALAGG, translated from the coding sequence GTGAACCCTTCTGAATCGACCGCAGGCGAAGAGCGACAGCCCGTCACAATTGCCGACACCCTGGCGCAGAGCGAGACCCGGGAGCTGGAAGCAGCGGAAGCCGTAGTAGTGCTGGAACTGGACTCGCTTCCGGTCAGCCTCCTCTCAGCCCTGTTGTCGCTGTTTGAGAAGCAGGGACAGGACATCACCATCTACGAGACGACATCTCTAACCCCCTTCTACAGCTGGGCAGTGCTGTGCACGGGACTGTCGTCGGTTCAGAGCGATGTGCTCGCCCGAACAGTCAGGGAAGACCTCCACAAAGTGTCGGGGGCGCATTTGTTGTCGCAGGAGGGGTCTGGGGAGTCGGGATGGGTGCTGATGGACTATCGCGACTTCCTGGTCAATATCCAGTCACCGGAGCAGCGTCGGCACTACAATCTGGATCGGCTCTGGGACGATTTGCCGGCCGCCCGCCCAACTGAGGCCGACGTCAAAGCCGCCCTTGCGGGCGGCTAA
- the hemA_1 gene encoding Glutamyl-tRNA reductase produces the protein MRDLPPPTEPPLAAPRRIALLSLGTSQRNQTFETIVLGQRFVLERIGTDGDRNRLLSLIQELDGQVAAIGLEDIDAFYLAGNRVYTHRDAIRFVEAARKTPVVDGFGLKHTLERWAVTFVHNSAPDLLDGKRAFVLNGVDRYGIAQVLQEFTRQVVYGDLLFTTKLDLPLRSLKALESYARLMFPLVCNLPLDLLHPTGSRSATRRPRHARWFSWADIIVGDFSQIRRYAPSDLSGKTILTNTLSVEEEADLKARGAMMVVTTTPDMGGYSLGTHALEAIFVALLQDQGYVWDPRKAARRDFRDEYLNLILESGIEPRMLELNPPKTKKKPTFVFVIHPLRVSDAFQVKAFAWLRNLPPNLLEMLLANVPPMFISKAKGIVDADGNEIDGYFYALVMTPKMMLAADPEEVYKGLVRIAEMAQRRGAKVMGLGAFTSVVGDAGVSVAKRSPIPVTSGNSLTIWACVESARQATQKMGKPLSSCRAMVVGATGSIGKAVTKVLAEEVAELYVVSKRPEKVLDFVKQLQQQGVKAEGGTSVDPFIGRCDLIVATTTDPDGVIDVMKLKPGCVVVDVARPPDVSPEEAGKRNDILVIESGEIRCPGNPDWGVNLGLPKGIAFACLTETMVLTFEKRWESYTVGRDIDVAKVQEIGELAQRRGFVLSGIYSFGEPVSDEEIQLIRARAEANLHRAAAASEAATNAV, from the coding sequence ATGAGGGACCTGCCGCCGCCGACTGAGCCTCCTTTAGCAGCGCCGCGCCGGATTGCCCTGCTCTCCCTGGGGACGTCACAGCGAAACCAGACCTTTGAGACCATCGTTCTGGGCCAGCGGTTTGTTTTAGAGCGGATTGGGACCGATGGCGACCGGAACCGCCTGCTGTCGCTGATCCAGGAACTAGATGGTCAGGTCGCCGCCATCGGGCTGGAAGACATCGATGCGTTTTATCTCGCCGGGAATCGGGTCTACACCCATCGGGATGCCATTCGATTCGTGGAAGCTGCCCGGAAAACGCCAGTGGTAGATGGGTTTGGACTGAAACATACGCTGGAGCGCTGGGCGGTCACCTTCGTGCACAACAGTGCCCCGGACCTTCTGGATGGGAAACGCGCGTTCGTCCTGAATGGTGTGGACCGCTATGGCATCGCCCAGGTCCTGCAGGAATTCACCCGGCAGGTGGTCTACGGCGATCTGCTTTTCACCACAAAACTCGACCTGCCACTCCGGTCCCTCAAGGCGCTGGAATCTTATGCGCGCCTGATGTTCCCCCTGGTCTGCAATCTCCCCCTGGACCTGCTGCATCCCACCGGGAGCCGGTCCGCCACCCGTCGACCCCGTCACGCCCGGTGGTTTTCCTGGGCGGACATCATCGTGGGGGACTTCTCCCAGATTCGTCGTTATGCCCCATCGGACCTGTCCGGGAAGACGATCCTGACCAACACCCTATCGGTGGAGGAAGAAGCCGACCTCAAAGCCCGGGGAGCCATGATGGTGGTGACCACCACGCCTGACATGGGTGGGTACTCCCTGGGAACCCATGCGCTGGAAGCGATTTTTGTCGCCCTGCTGCAGGACCAGGGGTATGTCTGGGATCCCCGGAAAGCGGCCCGGCGGGATTTCCGGGATGAGTATCTGAATCTGATTCTGGAGAGCGGCATTGAGCCCCGGATGCTGGAGCTGAATCCGCCCAAAACCAAAAAGAAACCGACGTTCGTCTTTGTCATTCACCCCCTGCGGGTCTCGGATGCGTTTCAGGTCAAGGCCTTCGCCTGGCTGCGCAATCTGCCGCCGAACCTGCTGGAGATGCTGCTGGCCAATGTCCCTCCGATGTTCATTTCGAAGGCGAAGGGGATCGTGGATGCCGACGGGAATGAGATCGATGGGTACTTCTATGCGCTGGTGATGACGCCAAAAATGATGCTCGCCGCCGACCCCGAAGAGGTGTACAAGGGTCTTGTCCGGATTGCCGAAATGGCGCAGCGGCGGGGAGCCAAAGTGATGGGACTCGGTGCGTTCACCAGTGTGGTTGGCGATGCCGGGGTCTCTGTGGCCAAACGGTCGCCGATTCCGGTCACCAGTGGCAACTCCCTGACCATCTGGGCTTGTGTGGAGTCAGCCCGTCAGGCGACTCAAAAGATGGGCAAGCCCCTTAGCTCGTGCCGGGCCATGGTGGTCGGAGCGACCGGCTCCATTGGGAAGGCCGTGACGAAGGTCCTGGCTGAGGAGGTCGCCGAGCTATACGTGGTCTCCAAGCGGCCCGAAAAAGTCCTGGATTTCGTCAAGCAATTGCAGCAGCAGGGCGTCAAGGCTGAAGGAGGAACCTCTGTGGACCCCTTCATTGGTCGCTGCGACCTGATTGTCGCCACCACGACCGACCCGGATGGGGTGATCGATGTGATGAAACTGAAGCCGGGCTGTGTGGTGGTGGATGTCGCACGACCGCCCGATGTCAGTCCTGAAGAGGCCGGAAAACGCAACGACATACTGGTGATTGAGTCCGGGGAGATCCGGTGTCCTGGGAACCCCGACTGGGGAGTCAATCTGGGACTTCCAAAGGGGATCGCGTTCGCCTGTCTCACGGAAACCATGGTCCTGACATTCGAGAAGCGCTGGGAGAGCTATACGGTGGGACGCGACATCGATGTGGCCAAGGTCCAGGAAATCGGTGAGTTGGCCCAGCGACGCGGGTTTGTCCTGAGTGGCATCTATAGCTTTGGTGAACCGGTAAGCGATGAGGAAATCCAGCTCATCCGCGCCCGGGCAGAAGCGAATTTGCACCGGGCTGCCGCGGCTTCAGAAGCGGCAACGAACGCCGTGTAA
- the msrC gene encoding Free methionine-R-sulfoxide reductase, whose amino-acid sequence MTAAPSIDYAAHLQHLSELLAEAKNLLDVQSTVVGYLHQSIPHYTWVGFYMKEGAMLALGPFRGKPTPHVLIPISQGICGAAVRENQTLIVDDVHSDPRYLACSIETRSEIVIPLRKAGEVVGELDLDSDLLAAFTAADQEFLEAVAHLVESRL is encoded by the coding sequence ATGACCGCTGCCCCGTCCATCGACTATGCCGCCCACCTGCAGCACCTCAGCGAACTGCTTGCGGAGGCAAAGAACCTCCTGGATGTCCAGTCCACGGTCGTGGGTTACCTGCATCAGTCGATTCCGCACTACACCTGGGTCGGCTTCTACATGAAAGAGGGCGCGATGCTGGCCCTCGGCCCCTTTCGCGGCAAACCGACCCCCCATGTGCTGATCCCCATTTCCCAGGGCATTTGTGGAGCCGCCGTCAGAGAAAACCAGACCCTCATCGTAGACGATGTGCACTCCGACCCGCGATACCTCGCCTGCTCGATCGAAACCCGGAGTGAGATCGTGATTCCCCTGCGCAAAGCAGGTGAGGTCGTGGGCGAACTGGACCTGGACTCCGATCTGCTAGCGGCGTTCACCGCTGCAGACCAGGAGTTCCTGGAAGCCGTGGCCCACCTCGTGGAATCACGGCTGTAG
- the gloC gene encoding Hydroxyacylglutathione hydrolase GloC, translated as MWITSIERGPFANNLYLTGPDQGEECAAIDPAWAIDELIELAASRGRRITKILQTHGHIDHAIGVNEMRRKTGAQVYGHPAEHRLFQENDSQFLAMLGHQWEPIALDVEYQDGDVVAMGLRADGTPDAFRVIHTPGHTPGGVCLLCQDFLIAGDTLFAGSVGRWDFPGGDGAQLFASIREKLLVLPDDLPFFSGHGPSSTIGEERRYNPYLRMSPEQLGIAGRGKYM; from the coding sequence ATGTGGATCACGTCTATCGAGCGCGGACCGTTCGCCAACAATCTCTATCTCACCGGACCGGATCAGGGCGAGGAATGCGCTGCCATTGATCCCGCCTGGGCGATAGATGAGCTGATCGAACTCGCCGCATCTCGTGGCCGTCGCATCACCAAAATCCTCCAGACCCACGGGCACATCGACCATGCCATCGGCGTCAACGAGATGCGTCGCAAAACCGGCGCACAGGTCTATGGGCATCCGGCGGAGCACCGGCTGTTCCAGGAGAATGATTCCCAGTTTCTGGCGATGCTGGGGCATCAATGGGAGCCGATTGCGCTCGATGTGGAGTACCAGGACGGTGACGTGGTTGCGATGGGCCTGCGGGCAGATGGCACTCCCGATGCGTTCCGTGTGATCCACACCCCCGGACATACACCAGGCGGAGTCTGTTTGCTGTGTCAGGACTTCCTCATCGCAGGCGACACGCTGTTTGCCGGCTCCGTGGGACGCTGGGATTTCCCTGGCGGCGATGGGGCGCAATTGTTTGCTTCCATCCGGGAGAAGCTCCTGGTCCTGCCGGATGATCTGCCGTTTTTCTCAGGCCATGGCCCGTCCAGCACGATAGGGGAGGAACGGCGGTACAACCCGTATCTCCGGATGTCCCCCGAGCAGCTCGGTATCGCAGGTCGTGGTAAATACATGTGA